The Lactuca sativa cultivar Salinas chromosome 2, Lsat_Salinas_v11, whole genome shotgun sequence genome includes the window ATTTTTCTGCAAAACTGTCATTCAGTTTTATGGTCCAAAATATTTACGTAAGCCTACACGTAATGACATCTTGCAATTGCAAGCTCATCATGCTAGTGTCCATGGATTTCCTAGAATGCTAGGAAGCTTAGGTTGTCTCCATTGGGCATGGGAAAATTGCTCTACAGCATATCATGGGCAATTTACCCGAGGTGATCATGGTCACCCAACGGTAATACTTGAAGCAGTTGCATCACAAGATATGTGGATTTGGCATGCTTTTTTTGGTTCTCCTGGTTCGATTAACAACATCAACGTTCTTAACCGTTCACCAATATTTAACAACATATACGATGGATCCGCACCAGATTCTTCTTTTCAAGTGCATGGAACGCCATATAAGTATGGTTATTATCTGGTCGATGGAATCTATCCTGAGTATGATGTGTTTGTTAAATCGTTTTCAGCTCCACATGGTTCTAGAAGAAAGAAATTCAAGAGAGCTCAAGAAAGAGCTAGGAAGGATGTTGAGCGTGCTTTTGGAGCTCTGAAGAAACGGTGGTTCATATTGAAGAAACCAGCAGCTTATTTGGGCGAGGAAAAACTTCAAgaaatcatgtatacatgtattatATTGCATAACATGATTATTGAAGACGAAGGAAGAGCGATATGTGTGTTTGACGAGGAAGAAATCCTACCAGAGACACAGCCAATAGAAATTGGTGGCAAAGAGTATATAAACAGGAGAGCAGAGATACGTTGCACCGAAACATTTCACAATCTTCGCAATGACTTGGTGGAACACATTTACTGGGTTCAAAACATTAACCGTAATTTGGATCCACCGGATGACCCCGAAGATGAGTTCTCGGAGAACGACTTTATGTAGTTTcctttagttattttatttatgttttttaagtttCTAGGGTTATTTAAATGTCATGTGtgtggttttttttttgtttttttttttttggtaacgcAATGTACtgtcttttttttattattttcaagtAACGaagaattatgtttttttttgttaaaatagaagatatattaaattaaattagttaaaaaaaagaagttttattaaattaaaatacataaaaaaaaacaaaaaaataaaagaaatgaaaagtgTAGCACCACACCCTTGGTGTGACAAAAAAACCACACTTGAGTGGTAAAAAGTGACATGACGCTGATGTGGCGGGAAAGAGAGTGCGGTTTCGgtggcaccactccctccagccttATTAAATTCTGTCTTAAAATTAACATAGAGATTGGgttatattaaataataatatatatgccAACTTTGACTACTTACATACATGTGCACTCAATAAATTGATTTACTTCCTACCTAGGGTCGATCAATAAAAAGtctcatatttattattttttagccTATAtattctgtttttattatttaataaagtttgcataaaattttgagaatatgaaaATTTATTGCATCCAATTAATGTTAGGAAAATATATTGAACGAATATTATAAAACtagaaaatataatttatttcacACTCAGTGCATGTGCATGCCACCTAACCAAATTGCACCCTCCAAGCTTTTACTCAACTCCACGTCCGTCTTAATGAGAAGTTGAATAgttgatagttttttttttaaacggctattatattataaaatattgcAAGGTATCAATGGTAAAATGATAAGGTTACAAAAATACGGCTGAATTTTGAATATGttcatattaaataattaaatattggATTTATCCAACTAAAAATCTAAATATCATATATCTATTATAACTTTTATAATATCGTTTTTGcccaaaaaaatattaaatactttttaatattttataattgaTTATTATATTTAAGAATCATCATAGTTGAAATAGAAAAAATAAACTGACCATATTGCCCTTGAATATTAAATCCATTATTAGCATAAAATTGATCAACCATTAGGCTTGGATTTTACCTGCATTTATTTTCGGTTAATAGCGATTGCGGTGACACACGATGTGGATTCATAAGCATCCATATGGAGTATGGACTACACGTTTGTCTGGAATTGATAAATAAAGAGATTAGAGATTACTGGAAAATGATACGTACGGTATCTTTCCACTTTGAATGTAATTATGACTTTGGCGGGCCTATTCTAATCGGTAAGCCTTAATTGGAAACATGTTCCGTTTGGAGAGGTTTGAAGAATGGTTCAGATGCATTGGTTCTTGTGTCTAGTTATCCAAGATACCCATCAATTTCTAGAATTATAGTCTATAGTAACAAAAGAATTTAGGGATATGACGGATAATTAATGTTTTATCACATGATACTAATTAATGTTTTATCATATGACACTGATTCAAATATAGTGTCGATACAAGATGGTTATACCACATATGAGCCTTACATATAATTTAACACCTAGATTAGATTATATACAAAGACGACTAGATAGAAATTAGCTCTTCAAAGATCGATCAAATGTAATCATCATAGGACACATACACTTCTAAACTCTAGAaggttaaagagaaagaacagtttTAATATTTAGGGTAATATggtaaatttattttattctttttaaattataatgatttagacatagcaattgaTTATAGATTgttaaaatatgtttaaaaaatggtttggacaaatatgatattttaaaagcTAGGTaggacaaatatgatatttagatttTAAGCCGGGTAATACGATATTTTGTTGTTTAATAAGGTCATATATGAAATTCACCCAAAATACTAACAATAATgacttaaaaatataatatatatattttttaatttgtatatattttgtcattaaattttatttttgtctATATTTATCCTTCAATttgtttaagttatacatatttAATTTTATCACCGGCCACTCCAGGTAAACCgaaaaaaaatgacttaatagaatAATACATTTCTCACTTTCTACATATTTAgtcattatattttttttgttacgaAATAAGTCATTGTTGTTTTTATACACATTCGGTATTTATGACTGGTCA containing:
- the LOC111886256 gene encoding uncharacterized protein LOC111886256, producing MSSSSSSEEFQTIFDTAIACVQMAEQTYNVVGNNAATSSQQRTRRYIYRNREEANQRLVQDYFAENATYQGYYFRRRFRMLKGLFERIVEDVTRECSFFQQRYDARAYHGQFTRGDHGHPTVILEAVASQDMWIWHAFFGSPGSINNINVLNRSPIFNNIYDGSAPDSSFQVHGTPYKYGYYLVDGIYPEYDVFVKSFSAPHGSRRKKFKRAQERARKDVERAFGALKKRWFILKKPAAYLGEEKLQEIMYTCIILHNMIIEDEGRAICVFDEEEILPETQPIEIGGKEYINRRAEIRCTETFHNLRNDLVEHIYWVQNINRNLDPPDDPEDEFSENDFM